GCGCAGCGCGCGAATTTTCTGACTGTTGCAGCTCATCGAAGCGGTGACCCGAATGCGGAATAGACCGGGATTCTGACGCAAAAGCCCCAATCCAGACAGCGCCAACCGACCAATGTTGCCCGTATCCGAAGGGGCGGCTTATGCTCCGTCAACTTTTTCAAACACACGCATCAGGATGACGTCCATGAACGCCCCCGTTCAGCAACCTGCCCCTAACCACCGGCACGTCGCCTCTTATTACGCCGCCAGCAGCCTGCCGCAACCCGACCTTCCAACACTCACAGGTGAGCTGGTTGCAGACGTGTGCGTGGTGGGCGGCGGGTTCTCGGGGCTGAACACCGCGCTGGAACTGGCTGAACGAGGCTTGCGCGTGGTGCTCCTTGAAGCGCACAAGATCGGTTGGGGCGCCAGCGGACGTAATGGCGGGCAATTGATTCGCGGCGTCGGCCATGGCCTCGATCAGTTCACCAACGTGATCGGCGCAGACGGCGTGCGTCAGATGAAACTGATGGGACTGGAAGCGGTGGAAATCGTCCGACAGCGAATCGAGCGCTTTCAGATCGCTTGCGACCTGACCTGGGGCTACTGCGACCTCGCCAACAAGGCCCATGACCTGGAAGGCTTCGCTGAAGACGCCAGCGAGCTGCGCAGGCTCGGTTACCGTTACGAAACCCGTCTGCTGCAAGCCAACGAAATGCACAGCGTGGTGGGTTCCGATCGCTATGTCGGTGGTTTGATCGACATGGGCTCCGGGCATCTGCACCCACTGAACCTGGCACTGGGCGAAGCGGCCGCAGCCCGGCAATTGGGCGCCAAACTGTTTGAGCAATCGGCTGTAACCCGCATCGATTATGGCCGCGAGGTCAAGGTCCACACCGCCCGGGGCTCGGTCCGCGCCAAGACCCTGGTGCTGGGCTGCAACGCCTACCTCAACGATCTCAACCCGCAACTTGGCGGCAAGGTGCTGCCCGCCGGCAGTTACATCATCGCCACCGAACCCTTGAGTGAAGAGCAGGCTCACGCGCTGCTGCCGCAGAACATGGCGGTCTGCGATCAACGGGTAGCGCTGGATTATTACCGACTCTCGGCGGACCGCCGCCTGCTGTTCGGCGGCGCCTGCCATTATTCAGGACGCGATCCGAAAGACATCGCCGCATACATGCGTCCGAAGATGCTGGCGGTGTTCCCGCAACTGGCCGGGGTGAAAATCGACTATCAGTGGGGCGGGATGATCGGCATCGGGGCTAATCGCCTGCCGCAGATCGGCCGGCTCAAGGAGCAACCGAATGTGTATTACGCCCAGGCCTATTCTGGTCATGGCGTAAACGCCACGCACCTGGCAGGCAAGTTGTTGGCTGAGGCCATCAGCGGCCAGCACAGTGGTGGTTTCGATCTGTTTGCCAAGGTGCCGCACATTACCTTTCCAGGCGGCAAACATTTGCGCTCGCCGTTGTTGGCGTTGGGAATGCTTTGGCATCGTCTTAAAGAACTGGCCTGAACCCTTGCAGGAGCTGCCGAAGGCTGCACCTGCAAGGGATCGCGGTTCATCTCACAGATGCCAGAAAGGTTTAAGCCCCTCCTCCCGCGCCTGCTCCCGACTCAACCCGACATCCTTGAGTTGCTCCGGCGTCAGCTCCAACAACGCCTTACGCGTGTGCAGACGATGCCAGAACAGACCCCAGCGCCCCAGGCAGGACGGTGCGTTGCACATAATTGCCTCGCGCGCGCCGTTCTGTTGCCCTGCCGCCAGTTCCTGACTGTGTAACGTCAGCCGCACATCGCTCAAGCCGTTCATTTTCGTCGCTCCTGTTTACTTGGGTAGCCAGAGCTTTCATGATGCGCGGACGGCAAAAAGCATTACAGATTCAACAGGGCAGTATTAATTCCATACAGTTTTTCTGTTCCAGCCTCTGAATCGCTTATTTTTGCCCCATCTGTATTGGTTAACCGAATCACCCACATCGAGACTGCACCATGACCCTTTACGTCAACCTCGCCGAGTTGCTCGGCACACGTATCGAACAGGGCTTCTATCGCCCCGGTGACCGGCTACCCTCGGTGCGGGCGCTGAGTGTCGAGCACGGGGTCAGCCTGAGCACGGTGCAACAGGCCTATCGAGTGCTGGAAGACGTAGGCCTGGCGATGCCCAAACCCAAATCCGGCTATTTCGTACCGGTGAGCCGCGAACTGCCAGAGCTACCCGTGGTCGGCCGCCCAGCCCAACGACCGGTGGATATTTCACAGTGGGATCAGGTGCTGGAACTGATCCGCGCCGTGCCGCGCAAGGATGTCGTGCAGTTGGGCCGCGGTATGCCGGACATCACCTCGCCGACCATGAAACCGCTGCTGCGCAACCTCGCACGTATCAGCCGCCAGCAGGACATGCGAGGCCTGTATTACGACAACATCTGCGGCACCCTCGAACTGCGCGAACAAATCGCCCGCCTGATGCTCGATTCCGGCTGCCAATTGAGCGCCAACGATCTGGTGATCACTACCGGTTGCCACGAAGCGCTGTCGACCAGCATCCGCGCCATCTGCGGACCGGGTGACATCGTCGCAGTGGATTCGCCAAGCTTTCACGGCGCCATGCAGACCCTCAAGGGCCTGGGCATGAAAGCGCTGGAAATCCCCACCGACCCGCTCACCGGCATCAGCCTCGAAGCGTTGGAACTGGCGTTGGAGCAATGGCCGATCAAAGCCATACAGTTGACCCCCAACTGTAACAACCCGCTGGGCTACATCATGCCGGAGTCACGCAAACGTGCGCTGTTGAACCTCGCACAGCGTTTCGACGTGGCGATTATCGAGGACGATGTGTATGGCGAACTGGCCTACACCTACCCCCGCCCGCGCACGATCAAATCCTTCGACGAAGACGGCCGCGTCCTGCTCTGCAGTTCCTTTTCCAAGACCCTGGCACCGGGCCTGCGCATTGGCTGGGTCGCGCCGGGCCGGTATCTGGAGCGCGTGCTGCACATGAAGTACATCAGCACCGGCTCCACCGCGACGCAACCACAGATTGCGATTGCCGAATTTCTCAAGGCCGGGCACTTCGAACCACATTTGCGGCGGATGCGGATGCAATACCAGCGCAATCGCGACGCAATGATCGATTGGGTCACCCGTTATTTCCCGGCCGGCACCCGCGCCAGCCGTCCGCAAGGCAGCTTCATGCTGTGGGTTGAGCTGCCGGAGGGCTTCGACACCCTGAAACTCAATCGTGCACTGCATGATCAGGGCGTACAGATTGCCGTGGGCAGTATCTTTTCCGCCTCGGGCAAATACCGTAATTGCCTGCGGATGAACTACGCTGCCAAAACGACCCCGCAGATTGAAGAAGCTGTGCGCAAGGTCGGTGCGACAGCAATCAAACTGCTGGCGGAAACCGACTGACCTTTCTTCGGGATACGGCGTCCATATGCTATCCGCCACCATCCGGAATATGCGCCGTGAGAATCAGACAGCCCCTGCTTGCTCTGCTGTTACTCGCCTCGTTCCTGGGTGGCTGCACGACGCTCCACGTCCCTCGCGAACCGAGCCAGGCC
The Pseudomonas sp. GR 6-02 genome window above contains:
- a CDS encoding DUF1127 domain-containing protein — its product is MNGLSDVRLTLHSQELAAGQQNGAREAIMCNAPSCLGRWGLFWHRLHTRKALLELTPEQLKDVGLSREQAREEGLKPFWHL
- a CDS encoding aminotransferase-like domain-containing protein; translated protein: MTLYVNLAELLGTRIEQGFYRPGDRLPSVRALSVEHGVSLSTVQQAYRVLEDVGLAMPKPKSGYFVPVSRELPELPVVGRPAQRPVDISQWDQVLELIRAVPRKDVVQLGRGMPDITSPTMKPLLRNLARISRQQDMRGLYYDNICGTLELREQIARLMLDSGCQLSANDLVITTGCHEALSTSIRAICGPGDIVAVDSPSFHGAMQTLKGLGMKALEIPTDPLTGISLEALELALEQWPIKAIQLTPNCNNPLGYIMPESRKRALLNLAQRFDVAIIEDDVYGELAYTYPRPRTIKSFDEDGRVLLCSSFSKTLAPGLRIGWVAPGRYLERVLHMKYISTGSTATQPQIAIAEFLKAGHFEPHLRRMRMQYQRNRDAMIDWVTRYFPAGTRASRPQGSFMLWVELPEGFDTLKLNRALHDQGVQIAVGSIFSASGKYRNCLRMNYAAKTTPQIEEAVRKVGATAIKLLAETD
- a CDS encoding NAD(P)/FAD-dependent oxidoreductase, with translation MNAPVQQPAPNHRHVASYYAASSLPQPDLPTLTGELVADVCVVGGGFSGLNTALELAERGLRVVLLEAHKIGWGASGRNGGQLIRGVGHGLDQFTNVIGADGVRQMKLMGLEAVEIVRQRIERFQIACDLTWGYCDLANKAHDLEGFAEDASELRRLGYRYETRLLQANEMHSVVGSDRYVGGLIDMGSGHLHPLNLALGEAAAARQLGAKLFEQSAVTRIDYGREVKVHTARGSVRAKTLVLGCNAYLNDLNPQLGGKVLPAGSYIIATEPLSEEQAHALLPQNMAVCDQRVALDYYRLSADRRLLFGGACHYSGRDPKDIAAYMRPKMLAVFPQLAGVKIDYQWGGMIGIGANRLPQIGRLKEQPNVYYAQAYSGHGVNATHLAGKLLAEAISGQHSGGFDLFAKVPHITFPGGKHLRSPLLALGMLWHRLKELA